One genomic segment of Schistosoma haematobium chromosome 6, whole genome shotgun sequence includes these proteins:
- a CDS encoding hypothetical protein (EggNog:ENOG410VCBP~COG:F~BUSCO:EOG091G0CTG): protein MHIFVFQGYSLLGCLFYVGLTMKVGCIQTYDASMLTYDHIEASNVIQLAKELTNTKLPTDIEVEWLLKAICLIDLTTLAGDDTPVNVQRLCVKAVHPLSECVLNKIENAFNMNLQDLRTAAVCVYPYQVKTCAETFKKLKLPNFNIASVATGFPTGQYPLETRLLEIKSAINDGANEIDVVINRTLALQGDWEGVYNEVCAMRKACGDQAHLKTILATGELISYDNVYKASMVCMLAGADFIKTSTGKETVNATLPISLVMARAIQDFNEVYGIKVGFKPAGGLRTAKDAIDYLQLLDNVLGSDWINPDYLRFGASSLLANIETRLYSLCHNGLIPLPGELDFF from the exons ATGCACATTTTCGTCTTTCAAGGTTATTCATTATTGGGTTGTCTATTTTATGTAGGGTTAACAATGAAGGTTGGATGTATTCAGACATACG ATGCTTCTATGCTTACCTATGATCATATCGAAGCTTCCAATGTAATACAGTTAGCTAAGGAGCTTACAAATACAAAACTACCAACAGATATTgaa GTGGAATGGCTGTTAAAAGCAATTTGCTTAATCGATTTAACCACATTAGCTGGGGATGATACACCTGTCAATGTACAAAGACTTTGTGTAAAAGCAGTTCATCCGCTAAGTGAATGCGTtttgaataaaattgaaaatgcgTTCAATATGAACCTACAAGATTTAA GAACAGCTGCTGTATGCGTTTATCCATATCAAGTTAAAACATGTGCAGAAACTTTTAAGAAATTAAAATTACCAAATTTTAATATTGCTTCTG TTGCTACTGGTTTTCCTACTGGACAGTATCCCTTAGAAACTCGGCTATTGGAAATTAAATCAGCTATAAATGATGGAGCGAATGAAATTGATGTAGTAATAAATAGAACATTAGCTTTACAAGGTGATTGGGAAG GAGTTTATAATGAAGTATGTGCGATGCGTAAAGCTTGTGGTGATCAAGCACACTTAAAGACTATTCTTGCTACTGGTGAATTAATCAGTTATGATAATGTTTATAAGGCTTCAATGGTTTGTATGTTAGCTGGAGcagattttattaaaacatcTACTGGAAAAGAAACAGTCAATGCAACACTCCCAATTTCATTGGTTATGGCTAGAGCTATTCAAGATTTCAATGAAGTATATGGCATCAAG GTTGGCTTCAAACCTGCCGGTGGTCTTCGTACAGCTAAAGATGCCATCGATTATCTCCAATTACTCGATAATGTTCTTGGCTCTGATTGGATAAATCCAGATTATTTACGATTTGGAGCTAGTTCATTATTGGCCAATATTGAAACTCGACTATACAGTCTATGCCATAATGGTTTAATACCATTACCTGGTGAATTAGACTTTTTCTAA